One Pseudomonas entomophila genomic window carries:
- the hisS gene encoding histidine--tRNA ligase, translating to MSKSLQAIRGMNDILPDQSPLWRYFEGTVAGLLDSYGYSQIRTPIVEFTELFKRSIGEVTDIVEKEMYTFQDNKDSLTLRPEGTAACVRAVLEHGIIGNGQVQKLWYVGPMFRHERPQLGRYRQFHQIGVEVFNLAGPDIDAELIMLTWRLWALLGIQDAVTLELNSLGTSQARARYRDALVEFLSQRIDQLDEDSQRRLKSNPLRILDSKNEGTQAALVGAPKLEEYLDEESRVHFDGVKARLDAAGIPFVINTKLVRGLDYYSKTVFEWVTDKLGAQGTVCAGGRYDGLVEQMGGKPTAGVGFAMGIERLLLLIETLGQVPESISRTIDVYLCAFGEQAELAGLKISEQLRDRLPNLRLAVNAGGGNFKNQFKKADKSGALFALILGDDELAKQEVGLKPLRGQGEQQNIAWDALAAHLETAIAQA from the coding sequence GTGAGCAAATCGCTGCAAGCCATCCGTGGCATGAACGACATCCTGCCCGACCAGTCGCCGCTGTGGCGCTATTTCGAGGGCACCGTGGCCGGCCTGCTGGACAGCTATGGCTACAGCCAGATCCGCACGCCGATCGTCGAGTTCACCGAGCTGTTCAAGCGCTCGATCGGTGAAGTCACCGATATCGTCGAGAAGGAGATGTACACCTTCCAGGACAACAAGGACTCGCTTACCTTGCGCCCGGAAGGTACCGCCGCTTGCGTGCGCGCAGTGCTCGAGCACGGCATCATCGGTAATGGCCAAGTGCAGAAACTCTGGTACGTGGGCCCGATGTTCCGCCACGAGCGCCCGCAACTGGGACGCTACCGTCAGTTCCACCAGATCGGTGTCGAGGTGTTCAACCTGGCCGGCCCCGATATCGACGCCGAACTGATCATGCTCACCTGGCGCCTCTGGGCGTTGCTGGGTATTCAGGATGCGGTGACCCTGGAGCTCAACAGCCTGGGCACCAGCCAAGCCCGCGCGCGTTATCGTGATGCACTGGTCGAATTCCTCTCGCAACGCATTGATCAACTGGACGAAGACAGCCAGCGCCGCCTGAAGAGCAACCCGCTGCGTATCCTCGACAGCAAGAACGAAGGCACCCAGGCCGCCCTGGTGGGCGCACCGAAGCTCGAAGAGTATCTGGACGAAGAGTCCCGCGTGCACTTCGATGGCGTGAAAGCGCGTCTTGACGCTGCTGGCATACCCTTCGTGATCAACACCAAGCTGGTACGCGGCCTGGATTACTACAGCAAAACGGTGTTCGAGTGGGTCACCGACAAGCTCGGTGCCCAGGGCACGGTCTGCGCCGGTGGGCGCTACGATGGCCTGGTCGAGCAGATGGGCGGCAAACCAACCGCTGGCGTTGGCTTTGCCATGGGTATCGAGCGCCTGCTGCTGCTGATCGAAACCCTGGGCCAGGTACCTGAGTCGATCAGCCGTACCATCGATGTCTACCTGTGCGCCTTTGGTGAGCAGGCGGAGCTGGCTGGCCTGAAGATCAGCGAGCAACTGCGTGATCGCCTGCCGAACCTGCGCCTGGCGGTCAACGCCGGTGGCGGCAACTTCAAGAACCAGTTCAAGAAAGCTGACAAAAGTGGCGCGCTGTTCGCCCTGATCCTCGGCGACGACGAACTGGCCAAGCAAGAAGTCGGCCTCAAGCCCCTGCGTGGCCAGGGCGAACAACAGAACATTGCCTGGGATGCGCTTGCCGCGCACCTGGAAACCGCGATCGCCCAGGCGTAA
- a CDS encoding tetratricopeptide repeat protein, with protein MSSTDDEGLAAAKDWWNRNGKPLLTGALLAGVVVMGWQTWHKYQANQSQGASALYQALLETSLTPSGQPDAGKVAELSGKLKSEFGGTAYAQYGSLFVAKVAVDSGKLDDAASELKGVMDKPADATLGEISRQRLARVLAAQDKAEDALKLLDGDTDKAFLASREELKGDLLVQLGRADDAHSAYEKAKAALSDDAAIGGLQLKLDDLAKGDA; from the coding sequence GTGTCGAGTACCGATGATGAAGGCCTGGCAGCGGCCAAGGACTGGTGGAACCGCAACGGCAAGCCGCTACTGACCGGCGCCCTGCTGGCCGGCGTGGTGGTGATGGGCTGGCAGACCTGGCACAAGTACCAGGCCAACCAGTCGCAAGGCGCCTCGGCGTTGTATCAGGCCCTGCTGGAAACCTCGCTGACCCCGAGCGGCCAGCCTGACGCAGGCAAGGTCGCCGAACTCTCCGGCAAGCTCAAGAGCGAGTTCGGCGGTACCGCTTATGCCCAGTACGGCAGCCTGTTCGTGGCTAAAGTGGCGGTGGACAGCGGCAAGCTGGACGACGCGGCCAGCGAGCTGAAAGGCGTGATGGACAAGCCGGCCGACGCCACCCTGGGCGAGATATCGCGCCAGCGCCTGGCCCGTGTACTGGCTGCCCAGGACAAGGCCGAAGACGCGCTGAAGCTGCTCGACGGCGACACCGACAAGGCCTTCCTCGCCAGCCGCGAGGAGCTCAAGGGCGACCTGCTGGTACAGCTGGGCCGCGCCGACGACGCGCACAGCGCCTACGAAAAAGCCAAGGCCGCGCTGTCCGACGACGCCGCGATCGGTGGCCTGCAACTGAAGCTGGATGACCTGGCCAAAGGGGACGCCTGA
- the bamB gene encoding outer membrane protein assembly factor BamB, whose amino-acid sequence MTWPKGTPEVKGWKQAAVLTLAVLAAGCSSNSKKELPPAELTKFTEEVVLKKQWSRSIGDGQGETYNTLVPAIENDRIYAADVTGKVFALNRLDGDVVWKKDLELPVSGAVGVGYGLVMLGTLKGEVIALDSSTGEERWRSRVTSEVLAPPANNGDVVVVQTQDDRLIGLDAATGDRRWIYENTPAVLTLRGTGAPVVTNRLAVAGLSTGKVVAVDISNGVPVWESRVAIPQGRSELDRVVDIDGGLLLSGGTLYVSTYQGRVAGLDVESGRVMWQRDASSYVGVAQGFGNVYVSEASGTVEGIDERSSSALWSNDTMARRQLSAPEVFSSYVAVGDFEGYLHLLSQVDGRFVGRERIDSDGLRARPLVVGDTIYVFGNSGKLEALTIR is encoded by the coding sequence ATGACCTGGCCAAAGGGGACGCCTGAAGTGAAGGGTTGGAAACAAGCAGCAGTGCTCACCCTCGCCGTGCTGGCAGCGGGTTGCAGCAGCAACAGCAAGAAGGAACTGCCCCCGGCCGAGCTGACCAAGTTCACCGAGGAAGTGGTGCTGAAGAAGCAGTGGAGCCGTTCGATCGGTGACGGCCAGGGCGAGACGTACAACACCCTGGTACCGGCCATCGAGAACGACCGCATCTACGCTGCTGATGTCACTGGCAAGGTCTTCGCGCTGAACCGCCTCGACGGCGACGTGGTGTGGAAGAAGGACCTCGAGCTGCCGGTTTCCGGCGCCGTGGGCGTAGGCTACGGCCTGGTCATGCTGGGCACGCTCAAGGGCGAGGTCATCGCCCTGGACTCCAGCACCGGTGAGGAACGCTGGCGTTCCCGCGTCACCAGTGAAGTGCTGGCACCGCCCGCCAACAACGGCGACGTGGTGGTGGTACAAACCCAGGACGACCGTCTGATCGGCCTCGACGCCGCCACCGGCGACCGTCGCTGGATCTACGAGAACACCCCAGCCGTGCTGACCCTGCGCGGTACCGGCGCCCCCGTGGTGACCAACCGCCTGGCCGTGGCCGGCCTGTCCACCGGCAAGGTGGTGGCGGTCGATATCAGCAACGGCGTGCCGGTGTGGGAGAGCCGCGTGGCCATCCCGCAGGGCCGTTCCGAGCTGGATCGCGTGGTGGACATCGACGGCGGCTTGCTGCTGTCTGGTGGCACCCTCTACGTGAGCACCTACCAGGGCCGCGTCGCGGGCCTGGATGTGGAGAGCGGCCGTGTGATGTGGCAGCGCGATGCCTCCAGCTACGTAGGGGTCGCCCAGGGCTTCGGCAACGTCTACGTGAGCGAGGCGTCGGGCACCGTCGAGGGTATCGACGAGCGTTCGTCCAGCGCCCTGTGGAGCAACGACACCATGGCTCGCCGTCAGCTGTCGGCGCCGGAAGTGTTCTCCAGCTATGTGGCTGTCGGTGACTTCGAGGGTTACCTGCACCTGCTCAGCCAGGTCGATGGCCGCTTCGTCGGCCGTGAGCGTATCGACAGTGATGGCCTGCGCGCCCGCCCCCTGGTGGTCGGCGACACCATCTATGTCTTCGGCAACAGCGGCAAGCTCGAGGCACTGACCATCCGCTGA
- the der gene encoding ribosome biogenesis GTPase Der: MVPVIALVGRPNVGKSTMFNRLTKTRDAIVGDLSGLTRDRQYGDASWQGRSYILIDTGGITGDEVGMDEKMAEQSLMAIEEADYVLFLVDARAGMTAADQMIAEHLRKRNKEAILVANKIDNIDADVARAEFSPLGMGNAIPVAGSQGRGINALMEAVLGHIPRDPVEDALDEDVAEGEEATRIPGPSEKDGIKIAIIGRPNVGKSTLVNRMLGEERVVVYDQPGTTRDSIYIPFERDGEKYTFIDTAGVRKRGKIHEEVEKFSVVKTLQAIKDANVVIFVMDAREGVVDHDLNLLGFALDAGRAVVIALNKWDGMEPGERDYVKTELERRLFFVDFADIHFISALHGTGVGHLYKSVQAAFMSAVTRWPTSRLTQILEDAISVHQPPLVNGRRIKLRYAHLGGANPPLIVIHGNQTDKIPNSYSRYLENTYRRVLKLVGTPIRIEYKGGDNPFEGKKNTLTDRQVNKKRRLMSHHKKAEKKRRDKRK, from the coding sequence ATGGTTCCCGTAATCGCCCTGGTGGGCCGGCCGAACGTCGGTAAATCCACCATGTTCAACCGCCTGACCAAGACCCGCGATGCCATCGTCGGCGACCTGTCGGGCCTGACCCGTGACCGCCAGTACGGCGACGCCAGCTGGCAGGGTCGTTCCTACATCCTCATCGACACCGGTGGTATCACCGGTGACGAGGTGGGCATGGACGAGAAGATGGCCGAGCAGTCGCTGATGGCCATCGAAGAAGCCGACTACGTGCTGTTCCTGGTCGATGCCCGCGCCGGCATGACCGCCGCCGACCAGATGATCGCCGAGCATCTGCGCAAGCGGAACAAGGAAGCGATCCTGGTTGCCAACAAGATCGACAACATCGACGCCGATGTCGCCCGCGCCGAGTTCTCGCCGCTGGGCATGGGCAACGCCATTCCGGTGGCCGGCTCGCAAGGTCGCGGTATCAACGCGCTGATGGAGGCCGTGCTCGGCCACATTCCGCGCGATCCGGTCGAGGACGCCCTCGACGAGGACGTCGCCGAAGGCGAGGAAGCGACGCGCATCCCTGGCCCGAGCGAGAAGGATGGCATCAAGATCGCCATCATCGGCCGCCCCAACGTGGGCAAGTCGACCCTGGTCAACCGCATGCTCGGTGAAGAGCGCGTGGTGGTGTATGACCAGCCGGGCACCACCCGTGACAGTATCTACATCCCGTTCGAGCGCGATGGCGAGAAGTACACCTTCATCGACACCGCAGGTGTGCGCAAGCGCGGCAAGATCCACGAGGAAGTCGAGAAGTTCTCGGTGGTGAAGACGCTGCAGGCGATCAAGGACGCCAACGTGGTGATCTTTGTCATGGACGCCCGCGAAGGCGTGGTCGACCATGACCTCAACCTGCTGGGCTTTGCCCTGGACGCCGGCCGCGCCGTGGTCATCGCCCTGAACAAGTGGGACGGCATGGAGCCGGGCGAGCGCGACTACGTGAAGACCGAGCTGGAGCGCCGGCTGTTCTTCGTCGACTTCGCCGACATCCACTTCATCTCGGCGCTGCACGGCACCGGCGTGGGCCACCTGTACAAGTCGGTGCAGGCCGCGTTCATGTCGGCGGTTACCCGCTGGCCGACCAGCCGCCTGACGCAGATTCTGGAGGACGCCATCAGCGTGCACCAGCCGCCGCTGGTCAACGGCCGTCGCATCAAGTTGCGCTACGCTCACCTGGGCGGTGCCAACCCGCCGCTGATCGTGATCCACGGCAACCAGACCGACAAGATCCCCAACTCGTATTCGCGTTACCTGGAGAACACCTATCGCCGGGTGCTGAAGCTGGTCGGCACGCCGATCCGCATCGAGTACAAGGGCGGCGACAACCCGTTCGAGGGCAAGAAGAACACCCTCACCGATCGCCAGGTCAACAAGAAGCGCCGCCTGATGTCGCACCACAAGAAGGCCGAGAAGAAGCGCCGCGACAAGCGGAAATAA
- a CDS encoding pyridoxal phosphate-dependent aminotransferase, with amino-acid sequence MIRSKLPNVGTTIFTTMSQLAMQTGALNLSQGFPDFNGPQALLDAVGRHVAAGHNQYSPMTGLPALRQQVAAKVARLYGVSVDADLEVTITPGATEAIFCAIQAVVHAGDEVIVFDPCYDSYEPSVELAGGRCVHVPLCDGSFSVDWQKFSDALSPRTRMVILNSPHNPSGALISRDDLDQLAKLIADRDIYLVSDEVYEHLIYDGVRHASVLAHPQLHARAFVVSSFGKTYHVTGWKTGYVIAPPALSAELRKVHQYVNFCGVTPLQCALADFMAEHPEHIDELPAFYQAKRDLFCDLLQDSRFTFTRTPGTYFQLVDYSQIRPDLNDVDMALWLTREHGVASIPVSVFYQHPIPEQRLVRLCFAKREETLQQAAEKLCAI; translated from the coding sequence ATGATCCGCAGCAAACTGCCGAATGTCGGCACGACCATCTTCACCACCATGTCGCAACTGGCCATGCAGACCGGTGCGCTCAACCTCTCCCAGGGTTTCCCTGACTTCAACGGCCCCCAGGCCTTGCTCGATGCCGTTGGCCGCCATGTGGCCGCCGGGCATAACCAGTATTCGCCCATGACCGGCCTGCCAGCGTTGCGTCAGCAGGTGGCTGCGAAGGTCGCCCGGTTGTATGGCGTGAGCGTCGATGCCGACCTTGAAGTGACCATCACCCCGGGTGCCACCGAGGCGATCTTCTGCGCCATCCAGGCGGTGGTTCACGCCGGTGACGAAGTGATCGTCTTCGACCCCTGCTATGACAGCTATGAGCCATCGGTGGAACTGGCCGGTGGACGCTGCGTGCATGTGCCGCTGTGCGACGGCAGCTTCAGCGTCGACTGGCAGAAGTTCAGCGATGCCCTCAGCCCACGCACGCGCATGGTCATTCTCAACTCGCCGCACAACCCCAGCGGCGCGCTGATCAGCCGGGACGACCTGGACCAGCTGGCGAAGCTGATCGCCGACCGCGATATCTACCTGGTCAGCGACGAGGTCTACGAACACCTGATCTACGACGGCGTGCGCCACGCCAGTGTGCTGGCCCATCCGCAGCTTCACGCCCGGGCGTTCGTGGTCAGCTCGTTCGGCAAGACCTACCACGTCACTGGCTGGAAGACCGGCTATGTGATCGCGCCACCGGCGTTGAGCGCTGAATTGCGCAAGGTGCACCAGTACGTCAACTTCTGCGGCGTGACGCCCCTGCAATGCGCCTTGGCCGATTTCATGGCCGAACACCCTGAGCACATCGATGAGCTGCCGGCCTTCTACCAGGCCAAGCGTGACCTGTTCTGCGACTTGCTGCAGGATTCGCGTTTCACCTTTACCCGTACGCCGGGCACCTATTTCCAACTGGTGGACTACTCGCAGATCCGGCCCGACCTGAACGATGTCGACATGGCCCTGTGGCTGACCCGCGAACATGGCGTGGCCAGTATTCCGGTATCGGTGTTCTACCAGCACCCCATCCCCGAGCAACGCCTGGTCCGCCTGTGCTTTGCCAAACGTGAGGAGACGCTGCAACAGGCAGCGGAGAAACTATGCGCGATCTGA
- a CDS encoding amidohydrolase, with the protein MRDLSQLPNLKIALVQTTLAWHDREANYAHFEELIGQAGEVDLVVLPEMFTTGFSMESESLAEPENGPTYKWLKAQAKKANAVITGSVIIQAADGSHRNRLLWARPDGEILHYDKRHLFRMAGEHKHYTPGERQVQFEIKGWRVRPLICYDLRFPVWSRDAQDTDLLLYTANWPAARRLHWNRLLPARGIENLCFVAAVNRVGTDGKGFAYSGDSQVLDFQGESLLSAGEADGVFTVVLRAAELAAYRARFPANLDADTFELNY; encoded by the coding sequence ATGCGCGATCTGAGCCAACTGCCGAACCTGAAAATCGCCCTGGTGCAGACCACCCTGGCCTGGCACGACCGCGAGGCGAACTACGCGCATTTCGAGGAACTGATCGGGCAGGCCGGCGAGGTGGATCTGGTGGTGCTGCCGGAAATGTTCACCACCGGTTTCTCGATGGAGTCCGAAAGCCTCGCCGAACCAGAGAACGGCCCCACCTACAAGTGGCTCAAGGCCCAGGCGAAGAAAGCCAACGCGGTGATCACCGGCAGCGTGATCATCCAAGCCGCCGATGGCAGCCACCGCAACCGCCTGCTGTGGGCGCGGCCCGATGGCGAGATTCTGCATTACGACAAGCGTCACCTGTTCCGCATGGCCGGTGAGCACAAGCACTACACCCCCGGTGAACGCCAGGTGCAGTTCGAGATCAAGGGTTGGCGAGTACGCCCGCTGATCTGCTACGACCTGCGCTTCCCGGTGTGGAGCCGCGATGCCCAGGACACCGACCTGCTGCTGTACACCGCCAACTGGCCAGCGGCGCGGCGCTTGCACTGGAACCGCCTGCTGCCGGCACGGGGCATCGAGAACCTGTGCTTCGTGGCGGCGGTGAACCGGGTGGGCACCGATGGCAAGGGCTTCGCCTATTCCGGCGACAGCCAGGTGCTGGACTTCCAGGGTGAGAGCCTGTTGAGCGCGGGGGAGGCTGACGGCGTGTTTACCGTAGTGCTGCGAGCGGCGGAGCTGGCGGCGTATCGTGCCCGGTTCCCGGCGAACCTGGATGCCGATACCTTCGAATTGAATTATTGA